In the genome of Paenibacillus sp. FSL R5-0766, one region contains:
- a CDS encoding ABC transporter ATP-binding protein: MKNLFLRKRPAKSQSGDEHQQGETPLETSTESGENTYNNEHDYPTNKPPLSESEIASDEVAATAVTTVEEPQKKIKPKKDMLPPYDGPVLEVRNVHRSFQTGSRIIHVLKGIDMEVNPQQLVMLKGRSGSGKTTLLNMLGGLDQPSSGDILFSGQPLQDWGDRRRTALRRKEIGFIFQAYALMPLLSAWENVELSLRMADVPRAEWKDRVGHCLDLVGLSKRVKHRPFEMSGGEQQRVAIAKAIAHRPRLLLADEPTAELDSKMGAQVMAVFRNIIEVEQVTICMTTHDPTILEVADHVYEMADGRFIK; the protein is encoded by the coding sequence ATGAAGAATTTATTTCTCAGAAAAAGACCTGCCAAGAGCCAGTCAGGCGATGAACATCAACAGGGGGAAACACCGTTGGAGACATCGACGGAGTCGGGGGAAAATACATACAACAATGAACACGATTACCCGACGAATAAACCTCCGTTATCTGAAAGTGAAATCGCTTCAGATGAAGTGGCTGCAACTGCTGTCACTACCGTTGAGGAACCCCAGAAGAAGATCAAACCAAAGAAGGATATGCTGCCTCCATATGATGGACCTGTACTGGAGGTGCGTAACGTGCATCGTAGTTTCCAGACAGGCAGTCGTATCATCCATGTGCTCAAAGGCATTGATATGGAAGTGAATCCGCAACAACTGGTCATGCTGAAGGGGCGTTCAGGCTCAGGCAAAACAACACTGCTGAATATGCTCGGTGGACTGGATCAGCCTTCAAGTGGAGACATTCTGTTCTCTGGCCAGCCTCTTCAGGATTGGGGAGACCGGCGGCGGACCGCTTTGCGGCGCAAAGAGATCGGTTTTATTTTTCAGGCATATGCACTCATGCCCTTATTATCTGCTTGGGAAAATGTAGAACTGTCGCTGCGAATGGCGGACGTCCCGCGAGCGGAGTGGAAGGACAGGGTTGGTCACTGTCTGGATCTGGTTGGACTATCCAAACGTGTGAAGCACCGACCTTTCGAGATGTCCGGGGGAGAGCAGCAGCGGGTGGCTATAGCCAAGGCGATTGCCCATAGACCCAGATTGTTGCTTGCGGATGAGCCTACAGCGGAACTGGATTCCAAGATGGGCGCTCAGGTCATGGCCGTATTCCGCAATATTATTGAAGTAGAACAAGTAACAATATGTATGACTACACACGATCCTACAATTTTGGAGGTTGCGGACCATGTTTATGAAATGGCGGACGGCAGATTTATCAAGTAA
- the pyrE gene encoding orotate phosphoribosyltransferase, which produces MIELNEIPNHIASQLLKIKAVALRPQQPFTWTSGIKSPIYCDNRLTMSYPEIRNDIAEAFATIIRNQYPDAEVIAGTATAGIPHAAWVAQKLNLPMAYIRDKAKGHGKENLIEGLITEGQKVVVIEDLISTGGSSIKAAEAVRVAGATPLAVLAIFSYQLDKGVKAFEDAGIPLQTLSNYTALMDVALAQGTIQESDFELLKSWREDPSSFGK; this is translated from the coding sequence ATGATCGAACTGAATGAGATTCCGAATCATATTGCTTCCCAACTGCTGAAAATCAAAGCCGTGGCGTTACGTCCGCAGCAGCCATTTACATGGACATCCGGCATCAAATCACCAATATATTGCGATAACCGCTTAACGATGTCCTACCCCGAGATTCGCAATGATATCGCTGAAGCTTTTGCTACAATCATTCGTAACCAGTACCCGGATGCAGAAGTCATCGCAGGTACAGCAACCGCAGGTATTCCGCATGCCGCTTGGGTGGCTCAGAAGCTGAATCTGCCGATGGCCTACATTCGTGATAAAGCGAAAGGACACGGCAAGGAGAACCTCATCGAAGGTCTGATTACGGAAGGACAGAAAGTGGTTGTCATCGAAGATCTGATCTCTACAGGTGGCAGTTCGATCAAAGCAGCCGAAGCTGTACGTGTAGCAGGTGCAACACCGTTGGCCGTACTTGCCATTTTCAGCTACCAGCTGGATAAAGGTGTGAAAGCATTTGAAGATGCTGGAATTCCACTTCAGACGCTGTCCAATTATACGGCTTTGATGGATGTGGCTTTGGCTCAGGGAACGATTCAGGAGAGTGACTTTGAGTTGCTTAAATCTTGGCGTGAAGATCCTTCTTCATTTGGTAAATAA
- the pyrF gene encoding orotidine-5'-phosphate decarboxylase, with protein sequence MNHTNFNEMAGRLMVALDYPGAEEAKALVQALEGIPCYLKVGMQLFYAAGPDFIRELKSKGYSVFLDVKMHDIPNTVRGGAESITRLGVDMFNVHAAGGALMMRAAREGAEAAIAADPSLRKPEIIAVTQLTSTSLETMNTEIGIPGSVEAAVVRYAGLAQEAGLDGVVASPLEVPAIRAACGSAFHTVTPGIRPAGSGLGDQTRVLTPGEAIARGSHYIVVGRPITGAPNPREAAETILKEMLNA encoded by the coding sequence ATGAATCACACGAATTTCAATGAAATGGCTGGCCGTCTGATGGTGGCACTGGATTACCCTGGAGCAGAAGAAGCGAAAGCATTGGTACAAGCTCTTGAAGGCATTCCCTGTTATCTGAAGGTGGGCATGCAGCTGTTCTACGCAGCAGGACCGGACTTTATTCGGGAGCTGAAATCCAAAGGTTACTCCGTTTTTCTGGATGTGAAAATGCATGACATTCCCAACACCGTTCGTGGCGGTGCTGAAAGTATCACACGTCTTGGGGTAGACATGTTCAATGTACATGCAGCGGGTGGAGCCCTCATGATGCGTGCTGCACGTGAAGGTGCTGAGGCAGCAATCGCTGCCGATCCTTCTTTACGCAAGCCCGAGATCATTGCGGTGACCCAATTGACCAGTACAAGCCTGGAAACGATGAATACCGAGATTGGTATTCCGGGAAGTGTGGAAGCTGCTGTGGTTCGTTATGCTGGACTGGCCCAAGAGGCCGGGCTGGATGGAGTTGTTGCTTCCCCGCTGGAAGTGCCTGCAATCCGAGCAGCGTGCGGAAGTGCTTTTCACACCGTTACACCGGGAATTCGTCCAGCAGGTAGTGGTCTGGGAGATCAGACACGCGTCTTGACGCCAGGTGAAGCCATCGCCAGAGGCAGTCATTACATTGTTGTAGGCAGACCCATTACAGGCGCCCCCAATCCGCGTGAAGCGGCAGAAACCATTTTGAAGGAGATGTTGAACGCATGA